A stretch of [Clostridium] innocuum DNA encodes these proteins:
- a CDS encoding aminopeptidase, with protein MDARLQKYAKLAVRKGVNLQKGQTLIINTSVEALEMTRACVEEAYQAGAKEVLVFYKDDYVSKQHYQYQDEETLCTVRPWQIDCKLDYMKEGACILHIISDIPGILKDADAEKISKARLAMAKAGKELQSYTMMNKTQWCIVAAPNREWANLVFPEFEGEEAAVEELWDRILSAVHVEAENDPIQEWIDLQENFARREQILNTHRFQKLHFENAGGTDLWVELVKNHLWAGGSEKTVAGVEFNPNMPTEEIFTMPKKTGVNGKVFATKPLDYNGTLIEDFWFLFQDGKVIDFGAEKGYDTLSSLVHFDEGSCYLGEVALVPYESPISKSGILFLNTLFDENASCHLALGDAYPMNVAGGVDMSEDQLKEAGANHSMTHVDFMFGSPDMKITGVCEDGCEVAVFEQGNFVF; from the coding sequence ATGGATGCACGTTTACAGAAATATGCAAAGCTTGCGGTGCGCAAGGGTGTTAACCTGCAAAAGGGACAGACGCTGATTATCAATACCTCCGTGGAAGCGCTGGAGATGACACGCGCCTGTGTGGAAGAAGCATATCAGGCAGGGGCAAAGGAGGTACTCGTTTTCTATAAGGATGATTACGTTTCCAAGCAGCATTATCAGTATCAGGACGAGGAAACCCTGTGTACAGTACGGCCCTGGCAGATCGACTGCAAACTGGATTATATGAAAGAAGGAGCCTGCATTCTGCATATCATCAGTGATATTCCCGGCATTTTAAAGGATGCGGATGCTGAAAAAATCAGCAAGGCACGTCTGGCCATGGCGAAGGCGGGAAAAGAACTGCAGTCATATACCATGATGAATAAAACACAGTGGTGCATCGTCGCGGCTCCGAATAGGGAATGGGCGAATCTGGTTTTCCCTGAATTCGAGGGCGAAGAGGCTGCTGTAGAGGAACTGTGGGATCGAATCCTCAGTGCTGTACATGTTGAGGCAGAGAATGATCCAATTCAGGAATGGATCGATCTGCAGGAAAATTTTGCACGCAGGGAGCAGATCTTAAATACGCATCGCTTCCAGAAGCTGCATTTTGAAAATGCAGGGGGTACGGATTTATGGGTAGAGCTTGTTAAAAATCACCTGTGGGCCGGAGGAAGTGAAAAAACAGTAGCCGGTGTAGAGTTTAATCCAAACATGCCAACGGAGGAAATTTTTACGATGCCGAAGAAAACCGGGGTAAATGGCAAGGTGTTTGCCACAAAGCCGCTGGATTATAACGGAACGCTGATTGAGGATTTCTGGTTTCTCTTTCAGGATGGAAAGGTTATTGATTTTGGCGCCGAGAAGGGATATGACACACTGTCCTCGCTCGTTCATTTCGATGAGGGAAGCTGTTATCTAGGTGAGGTTGCTCTGGTGCCTTACGAATCTCCAATCAGTAAGAGCGGTATTCTGTTTCTGAATACGCTGTTTGATGAAAATGCCTCCTGTCACCTAGCTTTGGGAGATGCGTATCCGATGAATGTTGCAGGTGGTGTCGATATGAGTGAGGATCAGCTAAAGGAAGCAGGGGCCAATCATTCCATGACCCACGTGGATTTCATGTTTGGCAGTCCGGACATGAAAATAACCGGAGTTTGTGAAGACGGGTGCGAGGTAGCCGTCTTTGAACAGGGAAATTTTGTATTCTAG
- a CDS encoding pesticidal protein, with product MENAVRISVPVWVTILIITVVFSAFGGWSLSAKTYMEQESKQMENTQLHINQMLLEHSFPQILAQNQRIPQGSSYQIRDHVRAIDHMDGDISEKLEFYGQVNPMKKGVYTVRCVVRNSLGMKSVKHIQVLVD from the coding sequence ATGGAAAATGCAGTCAGAATCAGCGTACCCGTCTGGGTTACGATTCTGATCATTACGGTCGTTTTTTCCGCATTCGGGGGATGGAGCCTGAGTGCAAAGACCTATATGGAACAGGAAAGTAAACAGATGGAGAATACGCAGCTGCACATCAATCAGATGCTGCTGGAGCATTCCTTTCCACAGATACTTGCACAGAATCAGCGCATACCGCAGGGCAGCAGCTATCAGATCAGGGATCATGTGAGGGCGATTGACCATATGGATGGTGATATCAGTGAAAAGCTGGAATTTTACGGGCAGGTAAACCCGATGAAAAAGGGAGTGTATACGGTTCGATGTGTCGTCCGTAATTCCCTGGGAATGAAGAGTGTGAAGCACATTCAGGTGTTGGTGGATTAA
- a CDS encoding LemA family protein has product MIMIIIAVVVVLILLWVISTYNKFVKLQNKVEEAFSTMDVYLKKRYDLIPNLVETIKGYTKHESETLERVISARNLAVNAQSLDEKIKSEKNFQSMLGPLYAISEQYPNLKADQHFTQLQNELQNIESEIANSRKYYNAVCVKFNNLVEMFPSNLLAGMFHKTKKPLYEIEDAAQRENVKVQF; this is encoded by the coding sequence ATGATAATGATTATTATTGCTGTTGTAGTCGTGCTCATTCTGCTATGGGTTATTTCAACCTATAATAAATTTGTAAAGCTGCAGAATAAAGTGGAAGAGGCGTTTTCTACGATGGATGTATACCTGAAAAAGCGCTATGATTTGATTCCGAATTTGGTGGAAACCATCAAGGGCTATACAAAGCATGAATCAGAGACACTGGAAAGGGTTATCAGTGCGCGAAATCTTGCTGTAAATGCGCAGTCATTGGATGAAAAAATCAAATCCGAGAAGAATTTTCAGTCTATGCTGGGGCCTTTGTATGCCATCAGTGAGCAGTATCCGAACCTAAAGGCGGATCAGCATTTTACACAGCTGCAGAACGAGCTGCAAAATATCGAATCTGAAATTGCAAATTCACGTAAATACTATAATGCAGTATGTGTGAAATTCAACAATCTTGTGGAAATGTTCCCAAGCAATCTGCTTGCCGGCATGTTCCATAAGACGAAGAAGCCGCTGTATGAAATCGAGGATGCTGCCCAGCGTGAAAACGTAAAGGTACAGTTTTAA
- a CDS encoding recombinase family protein — MRKTYGYVRVSSQDQNEARQYLELLDMGIDKKYIYMDKLSGKDFNRPAYHKLVYKKLKQGDLLVVKSIDRLGRNYNEILQEWKYITKDKKVDIKILDMPLLDTDQKKDLIGTLIGDIVLQLLSFVAENERVNIHQRQAEGIRAAKMRGVRFGRPKIALPEDFEEIVYLWQQGELQSKEAIAISGLKYSTFYKKVKELEDGKLNSETSR; from the coding sequence ATGAGAAAAACTTATGGTTATGTCCGAGTTTCCAGTCAGGACCAAAATGAAGCTAGACAATATCTGGAATTATTGGACATGGGAATTGACAAAAAGTATATTTACATGGATAAACTGAGTGGTAAAGATTTCAATCGGCCTGCGTATCATAAGCTTGTCTATAAGAAACTGAAACAGGGGGATCTGCTTGTCGTAAAAAGTATCGATCGTCTTGGCAGAAACTACAATGAGATTCTGCAGGAATGGAAATACATAACCAAGGACAAAAAAGTGGATATCAAAATTCTGGATATGCCGCTTCTTGACACTGATCAGAAAAAAGATCTGATTGGCACTCTGATTGGGGATATCGTATTGCAGCTGCTCAGCTTTGTTGCGGAAAATGAGCGTGTGAATATCCATCAGCGACAGGCTGAGGGAATCCGTGCAGCGAAAATGCGTGGTGTGCGGTTCGGCCGGCCAAAAATCGCATTACCGGAGGACTTCGAGGAGATTGTGTATTTATGGCAGCAGGGGGAGCTGCAAAGCAAGGAGGCAATCGCTATTTCCGGTTTGAAATATTCAACCTTTTATAAGAAGGTCAAGGAGCTGGAGGACGGTAAGCTGAATTCTGAGACATCAAGATAG
- the groL gene encoding chaperonin GroEL (60 kDa chaperone family; promotes refolding of misfolded polypeptides especially under stressful conditions; forms two stacked rings of heptamers to form a barrel-shaped 14mer; ends can be capped by GroES; misfolded proteins enter the barrel where they are refolded when GroES binds), whose protein sequence is MAKEVRFSKDARTAMLNGVNVLADAVRVTLGPKGRNVVLEKEYGSPLITNDGVSIAKEIELEDKFENMGAKLVYEVANKTNDTAGDGTTTATILAQSMISNGLRQVEKGANPVLMREGIEYASKEAAKHILEKSRKVETSNDIASVAAISSGSKEVGKIIAESMEKVGRNGVISVDESNGFDTELEISEGMQYDKGYVSPYMVSDHEKMQAELENAYVLITDQKINNVQEILPVLEQVVQTNKPLLLIADDIENEVTSTLVVNKLRGTFNVVATKAPGFGDNQKEILKDIAILTGANFYSKDLSMDLKEMKLEDLGTVKKVVVTKDNTTMIGGNGSKDAIDARVKEISAQMENCKSDYDKKRYAERLGKLSNGVAIIKVGATTESELKEKKLRIEDALNATRAAVAEGIVIGGGAALVEAYIALKDELKSDVVDVQKGIKVVMDALLAPIAQIAENAGYNAEEIVEQQKTAKENIGFDAKNGNWVDMFKEGIIDPTKVTRSALLNSASISALFLTTEAGVAAIKEKEAPVPPMPAGPMY, encoded by the coding sequence ATGGCAAAAGAAGTACGTTTTTCAAAAGATGCAAGAACAGCAATGCTGAATGGTGTGAATGTACTGGCAGATGCAGTACGTGTAACACTTGGACCAAAGGGACGTAATGTCGTTTTGGAGAAAGAATACGGATCACCGCTGATCACCAATGACGGTGTCAGCATCGCAAAGGAAATCGAGCTGGAAGACAAGTTTGAAAATATGGGTGCCAAGCTGGTATATGAGGTTGCGAACAAAACCAATGATACTGCCGGTGATGGTACAACCACTGCTACTATTCTGGCACAGAGCATGATCAGCAACGGTCTTCGTCAGGTGGAAAAGGGAGCAAATCCTGTCCTGATGAGAGAGGGAATTGAATACGCAAGCAAGGAAGCAGCAAAGCATATTCTGGAAAAATCCCGCAAGGTGGAAACGAGTAATGATATTGCAAGCGTAGCAGCAATTTCCAGCGGAAGCAAGGAAGTTGGCAAGATCATTGCCGAGTCTATGGAAAAGGTTGGACGCAACGGTGTAATTTCCGTTGATGAATCCAATGGATTTGATACAGAGCTGGAAATCAGTGAAGGTATGCAGTATGACAAGGGCTATGTATCTCCATATATGGTAAGCGATCATGAAAAAATGCAGGCTGAGCTGGAAAATGCATATGTGCTGATCACTGACCAGAAAATCAATAATGTACAGGAAATCCTGCCTGTTCTGGAGCAGGTTGTCCAGACAAACAAACCGCTGCTGCTGATTGCAGATGATATTGAAAATGAAGTTACTTCCACATTGGTTGTTAACAAGCTGCGTGGTACCTTTAATGTAGTAGCTACCAAGGCACCTGGCTTCGGTGATAACCAGAAGGAAATTCTGAAGGATATCGCAATTCTGACAGGCGCAAACTTCTATTCCAAGGATTTAAGCATGGATCTGAAGGAGATGAAGCTGGAAGATTTGGGAACTGTTAAGAAGGTAGTTGTAACAAAAGACAATACGACAATGATTGGTGGTAACGGCTCTAAAGATGCTATTGACGCACGTGTAAAAGAAATCAGTGCACAGATGGAAAATTGCAAGAGTGATTACGACAAGAAGCGTTATGCAGAGCGTCTTGGTAAGCTGAGCAATGGTGTTGCCATCATCAAGGTTGGAGCAACTACAGAAAGCGAGCTGAAAGAAAAGAAGCTGCGTATCGAGGATGCTTTGAATGCAACACGTGCTGCGGTTGCGGAAGGTATCGTAATCGGTGGCGGTGCTGCTCTGGTTGAAGCTTATATCGCATTAAAGGATGAACTGAAATCCGATGTTGTGGATGTTCAGAAGGGTATCAAGGTTGTCATGGATGCACTGCTGGCACCAATTGCACAGATTGCAGAGAATGCAGGATACAATGCGGAAGAGATTGTTGAACAGCAGAAAACTGCAAAAGAAAACATCGGTTTCGATGCGAAGAATGGAAACTGGGTGGATATGTTCAAGGAAGGCATCATTGACCCTACAAAAGTAACAAGAAGTGCACTTCTCAATTCTGCAAGTATTTCCGCTCTGTTCCTGACGACAGAAGCTGGTGTTGCAGCAATTAAGGAAAAAGAGGCACCGGTACCTCCAATGCCTGCCGGACCAATGTACTAA
- a CDS encoding co-chaperone GroES — MLKPLHDNVILKKEKAEKETTTASGIILTDNAKNVPSYATVVAIGPDSKADIKENDKVVYKEYSGTNVKLDEEEYIIIEAEDILAVLA; from the coding sequence ATGTTGAAACCATTACACGATAACGTCATTTTGAAGAAAGAAAAGGCAGAGAAGGAAACGACGACAGCGAGCGGAATTATCCTGACTGACAATGCAAAGAATGTACCAAGCTACGCAACGGTGGTAGCAATCGGACCTGACAGCAAGGCTGATATCAAAGAGAATGACAAGGTGGTATATAAAGAGTACTCTGGTACAAATGTAAAGCTGGATGAAGAAGAATACATTATTATAGAAGCAGAAGATATCTTAGCAGTATTAGCATAA
- a CDS encoding GNAT family N-acetyltransferase: MQLVLAQVSDAEALQRYEDACKDAEETDVLPFRLQYADMSAFLKAQTDWHIGANLPEGVVSSSLYVVRQHGEVVATLVLRHELNAYLRKFIGHIGYRVLPAYRRQGIAKEMLKQAVVLAKREYGLQAVMVSCRDDNIASKKTILHAGGCWERSYRIPETNECYDIFWIGGNEYD; the protein is encoded by the coding sequence ATGCAGCTTGTACTGGCACAAGTTTCTGACGCTGAAGCCCTGCAGCGTTATGAGGATGCCTGTAAGGATGCAGAGGAAACAGATGTTTTGCCGTTTCGCCTTCAGTATGCGGATATGTCTGCTTTTCTGAAGGCACAGACAGATTGGCATATCGGTGCAAATCTGCCAGAGGGTGTTGTTTCCAGCAGTCTGTATGTTGTCAGGCAGCATGGTGAAGTCGTTGCCACGCTTGTATTGCGGCATGAGCTCAATGCATATCTGAGAAAGTTTATCGGGCACATCGGATACCGCGTGCTTCCGGCATATCGCAGGCAGGGAATCGCCAAAGAGATGCTGAAGCAGGCAGTTGTACTTGCAAAAAGGGAATATGGACTGCAAGCGGTTATGGTCAGTTGTCGCGATGATAATATCGCATCGAAAAAAACGATTCTGCACGCTGGTGGATGCTGGGAACGAAGCTATCGCATACCGGAAACAAATGAATGCTACGATATATTCTGGATAGGAGGAAATGAATATGATTGA
- the thrS gene encoding threonine--tRNA ligase, with the protein MIDIKEHEELSRLNHSCAHMMAQAVKRLYPQAKFWVGPVISEGFYYDIDLGDEVIKEEDLAKIEKEMKKIAKDGKRIVRKEISKEEALEMFQDDPYKIDLISDLEDGTITCYQQGEFIDLCRGPHVDTVKQLKNFKLLKHSGAYWKGDASNKMLQRIYGICFPTAEELEEHLHLLEEAKKRDHKKLGRELGLFMMSEFAPGMPFFLPNGMIIRNLLENFWYEEHTKENYQFIKTPIMMSKELWEVSGHWENYKENMYTTMVDDREFAIKPMNCPGSLLVFKNGLHSYKDLPLRMGELGQVHRHEASGALNGLFRVRTFTQDDAHIFMRPDQIESEVMQLIQFIDRVYSVFGLSYRIELSTRPEKKYIGDLAIWEQSEKALADACVHAGKDYKVNPGDGAFYGPKLDFHIKDSLGREWQCGTIQLDMNLPERFDLTYVEKDGSKVRPVMLHRVIFGSIERFIGILIEHFAGHFPVWLAPQQVSVVPVHHEKHLGYANEVHEKLCALGFRSKLDARNEKLGYRIREAQLSKIPYQLVIGDGEIENRSVTLRRAQSRESITMSLDDFIAMMENAVKEKKL; encoded by the coding sequence ATGATTGATATTAAAGAGCATGAGGAATTAAGCAGGCTGAATCATTCCTGTGCACATATGATGGCACAGGCGGTAAAGCGTTTGTATCCACAGGCAAAATTCTGGGTAGGGCCGGTCATCAGTGAGGGCTTCTATTATGATATTGACCTGGGTGATGAAGTAATTAAGGAAGAGGATCTTGCGAAAATCGAAAAGGAAATGAAAAAGATTGCCAAGGACGGCAAGCGTATCGTACGAAAGGAGATTTCCAAGGAAGAGGCTTTGGAAATGTTCCAAGATGACCCCTACAAAATTGATCTGATCAGTGATCTGGAGGATGGTACAATCACCTGTTATCAGCAGGGGGAGTTCATTGACCTGTGTCGGGGACCACATGTCGATACAGTTAAGCAGTTGAAAAATTTCAAGCTGCTGAAGCATTCCGGTGCCTACTGGAAGGGAGATGCCAGCAATAAGATGCTGCAGAGAATCTACGGTATCTGTTTCCCGACAGCTGAGGAGCTTGAGGAGCATCTGCATCTGCTGGAGGAAGCGAAAAAGCGTGATCACAAAAAGCTGGGAAGAGAGCTTGGATTGTTCATGATGAGCGAATTCGCTCCAGGTATGCCATTTTTCCTGCCAAACGGAATGATTATCCGCAATCTGCTGGAAAACTTCTGGTATGAAGAGCACACAAAGGAAAACTATCAGTTTATCAAAACACCAATCATGATGAGCAAAGAGCTGTGGGAAGTGAGTGGTCACTGGGAAAATTATAAAGAGAACATGTATACGACCATGGTTGATGATCGTGAATTCGCAATCAAACCGATGAATTGCCCGGGTTCTTTGCTGGTGTTTAAGAACGGGCTGCATTCCTATAAGGATCTCCCATTGCGAATGGGAGAGCTCGGACAGGTGCACCGTCATGAGGCAAGCGGCGCATTAAACGGATTGTTTCGCGTCCGTACATTTACACAGGATGATGCACATATCTTTATGCGTCCCGATCAGATTGAAAGCGAAGTTATGCAGCTGATTCAGTTTATCGACCGTGTATATTCGGTGTTCGGACTGAGCTATCGCATCGAGCTTTCTACACGTCCGGAAAAGAAATACATTGGAGATCTGGCGATTTGGGAGCAGAGTGAAAAAGCATTGGCAGATGCCTGCGTTCATGCAGGAAAGGATTATAAGGTGAATCCGGGAGATGGAGCATTCTATGGTCCGAAGCTGGATTTCCATATCAAGGATTCTCTGGGAAGAGAATGGCAGTGCGGTACCATTCAGCTGGACATGAATCTGCCGGAGCGATTTGATTTGACTTATGTTGAAAAAGACGGCTCCAAGGTACGTCCGGTCATGCTTCATCGCGTAATCTTCGGTTCCATTGAACGCTTTATCGGTATCCTGATTGAGCATTTCGCAGGACATTTCCCAGTATGGCTGGCACCGCAGCAGGTCAGTGTGGTTCCGGTTCATCATGAGAAGCATCTGGGATATGCAAATGAGGTACATGAGAAATTATGTGCACTTGGCTTCCGCAGTAAGCTGGATGCAAGAAACGAAAAACTGGGATACCGTATTCGTGAAGCACAGCTTTCCAAAATTCCGTACCAGCTTGTAATCGGTGACGGTGAAATTGAAAACCGAAGTGTTACACTGCGCCGTGCACAAAGCAGGGAATCTATAACGATGTCACTGGATGACTTCATTGCTATGATGGAGAATGCAGTGAAGGAGAAAAAACTGTAA
- a CDS encoding DUF2207 domain-containing protein, translating into MKKIKRWIAVCCLLFAATLIPVDAQEAFIIDDLHVSMEVHEDGGIDITETYVLNFTEAKHGFFRNIPTSYDMEWSVDGKLEKKSYYFPVSEVTCNRTCSLEGNADAVVVKLGDPDKTVYGEQKYEISYHVKTKDLDLSNHAQALYWNLASGFDTQIRHLSYDIKMPKAFDENAVFTYSGAFGETTTNLTHEVDQLHIKGETGRLLLSNESATIKVNLPNGYFIYPKPKDYSIPVSIASGILLLAALSLFWKYGRDDEIIATVEFKAPDGLDSAGVGYVIDNTVENKDILSLIIDWANRGFIKIYDEKDGFQLEKLKDMTKENSHAYERAFFDSIFLYETIVREEGMKNEEVRRGLASAKSMLRNYFNKDPKKRIFTNTSVVLQVIMILLIGLPGLLLSFFSAKAKYEMNLFAIPYVIPSVLLMASCIPWIIIMRKRYVMKKPTFVLVMCLMVFLNGILIAVNAVLQLLVGGSMWAVLLHAVITILLILIMIFMDKRSEQGTRWLGQILGLKDFILTCEKDRLELLAKDDPYAFFSILPYAYVLGVSDVWVKKFETIAVAAPNWYQGYDSTGVFTTMLWWNHFHYCFHDISAAATYVPAPKGGSGGGSFGGFGGGGFSGGGFSGGGFGGGGGGSW; encoded by the coding sequence ATGAAAAAAATTAAACGATGGATTGCGGTCTGCTGTTTGCTGTTTGCGGCAACGCTTATACCGGTGGATGCGCAGGAGGCTTTCATTATTGATGATCTGCATGTGTCTATGGAGGTACATGAGGATGGTGGTATTGACATTACAGAAACCTATGTGCTGAATTTTACAGAAGCAAAGCATGGATTTTTTCGTAATATCCCAACCTCCTATGATATGGAGTGGTCTGTGGATGGAAAGCTGGAAAAGAAGAGCTATTATTTTCCGGTCAGTGAAGTAACCTGTAACCGAACCTGCTCTCTTGAGGGCAACGCTGATGCGGTGGTTGTTAAGCTCGGTGATCCGGATAAGACGGTATACGGGGAACAGAAGTATGAGATTTCTTATCATGTAAAGACGAAGGATCTGGATTTGAGTAACCATGCGCAGGCATTGTATTGGAATCTTGCATCCGGCTTTGATACTCAGATTCGTCATTTGTCCTATGACATAAAAATGCCGAAGGCTTTTGATGAAAATGCGGTGTTTACCTACAGCGGGGCTTTCGGGGAAACGACAACGAACCTCACACATGAGGTGGATCAGCTGCATATCAAGGGAGAAACCGGCAGGCTTCTTTTGTCCAATGAAAGTGCAACCATAAAGGTTAATCTGCCAAACGGATATTTTATTTATCCAAAACCGAAGGATTATTCCATACCGGTGAGTATAGCGTCCGGCATACTGCTGTTGGCGGCTCTTTCGCTGTTCTGGAAATACGGACGGGATGATGAGATCATCGCGACGGTTGAATTTAAAGCACCGGATGGTCTGGACAGTGCCGGTGTGGGTTATGTGATCGATAATACCGTAGAAAATAAGGATATTCTGTCTCTGATCATCGACTGGGCAAATCGCGGCTTCATAAAAATATATGATGAAAAGGACGGATTTCAGCTGGAGAAGCTAAAGGATATGACGAAAGAGAACAGTCATGCCTATGAACGTGCATTTTTTGATTCTATATTTCTTTATGAAACCATCGTCAGGGAAGAGGGAATGAAGAATGAAGAAGTGCGTAGAGGGCTTGCCAGTGCCAAAAGCATGCTGCGGAATTATTTTAACAAAGATCCCAAGAAACGCATATTTACGAATACCTCTGTGGTACTTCAAGTGATTATGATCCTATTGATTGGCCTTCCGGGCTTGCTGTTATCCTTCTTCAGTGCAAAGGCCAAGTACGAAATGAATTTATTCGCAATTCCCTATGTTATTCCATCCGTGCTACTGATGGCATCCTGTATCCCATGGATTATTATCATGCGTAAGCGTTATGTAATGAAGAAGCCGACTTTTGTGCTGGTTATGTGCCTTATGGTCTTTCTGAATGGAATTCTGATTGCCGTGAATGCTGTTTTGCAGTTGCTGGTAGGCGGAAGTATGTGGGCGGTACTGCTTCATGCCGTCATTACCATTTTACTGATTCTGATCATGATATTCATGGACAAGCGCAGTGAGCAGGGCACGCGCTGGCTGGGACAGATTCTCGGTCTGAAGGATTTTATCCTAACCTGTGAGAAGGACCGTCTGGAGCTTCTTGCAAAGGATGATCCCTATGCATTTTTCTCCATTCTTCCTTACGCGTATGTTCTTGGTGTAAGTGATGTTTGGGTTAAAAAATTCGAAACAATTGCGGTGGCAGCACCAAACTGGTATCAGGGCTATGATTCCACAGGTGTTTTTACCACTATGCTGTGGTGGAATCATTTCCATTACTGCTTTCATGATATTTCAGCTGCAGCTACATACGTTCCGGCACCAAAAGGCGGCAGCGGCGGAGGTAGCTTTGGCGGTTTTGGCGGTGGAGGCTTCTCTGGAGGCGGTTTCTCCGGTGGAGGCTTTGGCGGCGGAGGCGGCGGAAGCTGGTAA
- a CDS encoding ROK family protein: MKTYIGVDLGGTNVRVAKVDETGAILQIVKEPTEIGKGVEQVVSKIISMIERIEGYEAVAGIGMGVPGPVDTKNGKMILATNLPGFEGYPIASRIEEHFHVPTFLDNDVNVAGMGEALQGAGKGKDIVYYVTISTGIGGALVVNQKVIAGRNGHAGEIANLIIDRNREKVNYLNVGAVENEASGTAITRKGKAAFGEDAVQHAGDVFDLARKGNAKALEICDAVAYDLAVMFSQIAHVVDPEVFVVGGGVMKGKDVFFDKMENYFRNMIHKGMQTVVFMEAELDEPGIIGAAMLPMAYVKE; the protein is encoded by the coding sequence ATGAAAACGTATATTGGTGTTGATTTGGGCGGTACAAACGTCAGAGTGGCAAAAGTTGATGAAACAGGTGCCATCCTGCAAATTGTAAAGGAACCTACTGAAATCGGCAAAGGTGTGGAGCAGGTAGTTAGTAAAATCATATCCATGATCGAACGTATTGAAGGATATGAAGCAGTTGCCGGTATTGGCATGGGTGTGCCGGGTCCTGTAGACACGAAAAACGGCAAGATGATTCTGGCTACCAATCTGCCGGGATTTGAGGGGTATCCAATCGCCTCCAGAATTGAAGAGCATTTCCACGTACCGACATTCCTGGATAATGATGTGAATGTTGCCGGTATGGGAGAGGCACTGCAGGGGGCTGGAAAAGGAAAAGATATCGTTTACTATGTTACGATCTCCACGGGCATTGGCGGTGCTCTGGTTGTCAATCAGAAGGTGATCGCCGGAAGAAACGGACATGCCGGGGAAATTGCCAATCTGATTATTGACAGAAACCGTGAGAAGGTGAATTATCTGAATGTCGGAGCCGTAGAAAATGAAGCAAGCGGTACGGCGATTACCCGTAAGGGAAAAGCGGCGTTTGGTGAAGATGCTGTTCAGCATGCCGGTGATGTGTTTGATCTGGCGCGCAAGGGAAATGCCAAGGCATTGGAAATCTGTGATGCGGTGGCGTATGATCTGGCAGTGATGTTTTCCCAGATTGCGCACGTTGTGGATCCGGAGGTCTTTGTCGTTGGTGGCGGTGTTATGAAGGGCAAGGATGTATTCTTCGATAAGATGGAGAATTATTTCCGTAATATGATTCATAAGGGAATGCAGACTGTGGTGTTTATGGAGGCTGAGCTGGATGAACCGGGGATTATTGGTGCAGCTATGCTGCCGATGGCATACGTAAAGGAGTAG